Proteins encoded within one genomic window of Bemisia tabaci chromosome 2, PGI_BMITA_v3:
- the LOC109039593 gene encoding uncharacterized protein, which translates to MSSESTSYEDSKRMFYGNPIATILFFQDVEQKRKLKYGAKSVDEEREIHEDLLRKLAVLEQVLKKRQGMTARAAPKKKSSGDPLSGNAPGSSPIGSICISRSTGTLVRAMYDFKGRCSSELSFCRGDVISNVVKMEPDEGAGCWWRGDHGGKKFGWFPSNYVREITADEVANSDCSACRAALLPSSQTSMAHSTDERNPPKNKQAKKSKRSKRFGFWSCMRVQSDEVEPLTSESNAVVDPYSPVSVASQTEEDPSSSDYDYLIQVRIDGTGTEV; encoded by the exons ATGTCAAGCGAG agcaCTTCTTATGAAGACTCGAAACGGATGTTTTACGGCAATCCAATAGCGACGATCCTGTTTTTTCAAGATGTAGAGCAAAAGCGTAAACTGAAATATGGAGCCAAGTCCGTTGACGAGGAGAGAGAGATACACGAGGACCTGCTGAGGAAATTAGCTGTTCTAGAGCAG GTGCTGAAAAAACGGCAAGGAATGACAGCAAGAGCAGCGCCGAAGAAGAAGAGCTCCGGCGACCCGCTGTCAGGAAACGCACCCGGCTCTAGTCCGATTGGCTCAATCTGTATCTCCAGATCGACCGGGACTCTGGTGCGTGCTATGTACGATTTCAAGGGCCGTTGCTCTAGCGAGCTGTCCTTTTGCCGTGGTGACGTCATCTCAAACGTGGTCAAAATGGAACCCGACGAGGGGGCTGGCTGCTGGTGGCGCGGCGACCACGGCGGCAAAAAGTTCGGGTGGTTCCCCTCAAATTACGTCCGCGAAATCACAGCCGACGAAGTTGCCAACTCCGACTGCTCTGCTTGCCGTGCTGCACTTCTTCCTTCGAGTCAGACTTCCATGGCACACTCCACTGATGAAAGAAACCCGCCAAAAAAC AAACAGGCCAAGAAATCAAAGAGGAGTAAGAGATTCGGATTTTGGTCTTGCATGAGAGTGCAGAGCGACGAAGTTGAGCCTCTAACGAGTGAAAGCAACGCGGTCGTTGACCCATACTCACCAGTATCCGTAGCATCTCAGACAGAAGAGGATCCCTCCAGCTCCGACTATGATTACCTAATTCAGGTTCGCATCGATGGGACAGGCACCGAAGTTTAA
- the Fer2 gene encoding uncharacterized protein Fer2 isoform X6, whose product MLLNTEIPRFARLVRMTNSNPEVLYNLHHTGNGNHAHRSSKVVSTQADSSSGTPPTCLSLHGVKPGPLILAGQYGTSYFTNASGDLSEDELPSCAYASRSAHHVSPYIDVHDRDGVLVAGESEHFFGSNGSPYRVQRHAANIRERKRMLSSINSAFDELRGHVPTFPYEKRLSKIDTLRLAIAYIALLREVLNADCDPLTYVEKCLRGDRHADWNTSDLTARLSWINWENLGVTPGRRGVLTSSASLPDNIHI is encoded by the exons ATGCTCTTAAATACGGAAATCCCGAGATTTGCCCGTTTGGTAAGGATGACGAATAGCAATCCAGAGGTATTATACAACCTTCATCATACAGGGAACGGAAACCACGCGCATCGATCGAGTAAGGTTGTGTCAACTCAGGCGGACTCATCCTCGGGCACTCCGCCCACATGTTTAAG tttgcaTGGAGTAAAACCTGGCCCATTAATTTTGGCGGGACAGTACGGAACCAGTTATTTCACAAACGCTTCGGGGGACCTGAGTGAGGATGAGCTACCAAGCTGCGCTTACGCAAGTCGGTCCGCCCATCACGTTTCGCCTTACATTGACGTCCATGACCGCG ACGGTGTTTTGGTGGCCGGCGAATCGGAGCATTTTTTCGGGAGCAACGGGAGCCCCTACCGAGTGCAGCGGCATGCAGCCAACATTAGGGAAAGGAAGAGGATGTTAAG CAGCATCAACTCGGCGTTCGATGAACTCAGAGGTCACGTGCCCACATTTCCGTACGAGAAACGCTTGAGCAAGATCGACACTCTTCGTCTGGCCATTGCCTACATTGCCCTCCTTCGGGAGGTCCTCAACGCAGACTGTGATCCACTAACGTACGTCGAGAAATGTCTTCGAGGAGACCGCCACGCCGATTGGAACACAAGCG ATCTCACAGCTCGTTTATCATGGATAAATTGGGAAAACCTTGGAGTGACACCCGGCCGAAGAGGAGTTTTGACATCATCAGCATCACTGCCTGACAATATTCATATCTGA
- the Fer2 gene encoding uncharacterized protein Fer2 isoform X4, producing the protein MLLNTEIPRFARLVRMTNSNPEVLYNLHHTGNGNHAHRSSKVVSTQADSSSGTPPTCLSLHGVKPGPLILAGQYGTSYFTNASGDLSEDELPSCAYASRSAHHVSPYIDVHDREDGVLVAGESEHFFGSNGSPYRVQRHAANIRERKRMLSSINSAFDELRGHVPTFPYEKRLSKIDTLRLAIAYIALLREVLNADCDPLTYVEKCLRGDRHADWNTSDLTARLSWINWENLGVTPGRRGVLTSSASLPDNIHI; encoded by the exons ATGCTCTTAAATACGGAAATCCCGAGATTTGCCCGTTTGGTAAGGATGACGAATAGCAATCCAGAGGTATTATACAACCTTCATCATACAGGGAACGGAAACCACGCGCATCGATCGAGTAAGGTTGTGTCAACTCAGGCGGACTCATCCTCGGGCACTCCGCCCACATGTTTAAG tttgcaTGGAGTAAAACCTGGCCCATTAATTTTGGCGGGACAGTACGGAACCAGTTATTTCACAAACGCTTCGGGGGACCTGAGTGAGGATGAGCTACCAAGCTGCGCTTACGCAAGTCGGTCCGCCCATCACGTTTCGCCTTACATTGACGTCCATGACCGCG AAGACGGTGTTTTGGTGGCCGGCGAATCGGAGCATTTTTTCGGGAGCAACGGGAGCCCCTACCGAGTGCAGCGGCATGCAGCCAACATTAGGGAAAGGAAGAGGATGTTAAG CAGCATCAACTCGGCGTTCGATGAACTCAGAGGTCACGTGCCCACATTTCCGTACGAGAAACGCTTGAGCAAGATCGACACTCTTCGTCTGGCCATTGCCTACATTGCCCTCCTTCGGGAGGTCCTCAACGCAGACTGTGATCCACTAACGTACGTCGAGAAATGTCTTCGAGGAGACCGCCACGCCGATTGGAACACAAGCG ATCTCACAGCTCGTTTATCATGGATAAATTGGGAAAACCTTGGAGTGACACCCGGCCGAAGAGGAGTTTTGACATCATCAGCATCACTGCCTGACAATATTCATATCTGA
- the Fer2 gene encoding uncharacterized protein Fer2 isoform X3, protein MLLNTEIPRFARLVRMTNSNPEVLYNLHHTGNGNHAHRSSKVVSTQADSSSGTPPTCLSLHGVKPGPLILAGQYGTSYFTNASGDLSEDELPSCAYASRSAHHVSPYIDVHDRDGVLVAGESEHFFGSNGSPYRVQRHAANIRERKRMLRSAETSNSLRPSRANSERPPVKISINSAFDELRGHVPTFPYEKRLSKIDTLRLAIAYIALLREVLNADCDPLTYVEKCLRGDRHADWNTSDLTARLSWINWENLGVTPGRRGVLTSSASLPDNIHI, encoded by the exons ATGCTCTTAAATACGGAAATCCCGAGATTTGCCCGTTTGGTAAGGATGACGAATAGCAATCCAGAGGTATTATACAACCTTCATCATACAGGGAACGGAAACCACGCGCATCGATCGAGTAAGGTTGTGTCAACTCAGGCGGACTCATCCTCGGGCACTCCGCCCACATGTTTAAG tttgcaTGGAGTAAAACCTGGCCCATTAATTTTGGCGGGACAGTACGGAACCAGTTATTTCACAAACGCTTCGGGGGACCTGAGTGAGGATGAGCTACCAAGCTGCGCTTACGCAAGTCGGTCCGCCCATCACGTTTCGCCTTACATTGACGTCCATGACCGCG ACGGTGTTTTGGTGGCCGGCGAATCGGAGCATTTTTTCGGGAGCAACGGGAGCCCCTACCGAGTGCAGCGGCATGCAGCCAACATTAGGGAAAGGAAGAGGATGTTAAGGTCAGCAGAAACCTCCAACTCGCTTCGTCCAAGTCGCGCCAACTCAGAGCGACCTCCTGTCAAAAT CAGCATCAACTCGGCGTTCGATGAACTCAGAGGTCACGTGCCCACATTTCCGTACGAGAAACGCTTGAGCAAGATCGACACTCTTCGTCTGGCCATTGCCTACATTGCCCTCCTTCGGGAGGTCCTCAACGCAGACTGTGATCCACTAACGTACGTCGAGAAATGTCTTCGAGGAGACCGCCACGCCGATTGGAACACAAGCG ATCTCACAGCTCGTTTATCATGGATAAATTGGGAAAACCTTGGAGTGACACCCGGCCGAAGAGGAGTTTTGACATCATCAGCATCACTGCCTGACAATATTCATATCTGA
- the Fer2 gene encoding uncharacterized protein Fer2 isoform X5, producing the protein MLLNTEIPRFARLVRMTNSNPEVLYNLHHTGNGNHAHRSSKVVSTQADSSSGTPPTCLSLHGVKPGPLILAGQYGTSYFTNASGDLSEDELPSCAYASRSAHHVSPYIDVHDREDGVLVAGESEHFFGSNGSPYRVQRHAANIRERKRMLSINSAFDELRGHVPTFPYEKRLSKIDTLRLAIAYIALLREVLNADCDPLTYVEKCLRGDRHADWNTSDLTARLSWINWENLGVTPGRRGVLTSSASLPDNIHI; encoded by the exons ATGCTCTTAAATACGGAAATCCCGAGATTTGCCCGTTTGGTAAGGATGACGAATAGCAATCCAGAGGTATTATACAACCTTCATCATACAGGGAACGGAAACCACGCGCATCGATCGAGTAAGGTTGTGTCAACTCAGGCGGACTCATCCTCGGGCACTCCGCCCACATGTTTAAG tttgcaTGGAGTAAAACCTGGCCCATTAATTTTGGCGGGACAGTACGGAACCAGTTATTTCACAAACGCTTCGGGGGACCTGAGTGAGGATGAGCTACCAAGCTGCGCTTACGCAAGTCGGTCCGCCCATCACGTTTCGCCTTACATTGACGTCCATGACCGCG AAGACGGTGTTTTGGTGGCCGGCGAATCGGAGCATTTTTTCGGGAGCAACGGGAGCCCCTACCGAGTGCAGCGGCATGCAGCCAACATTAGGGAAAGGAAGAGGATGTTAAG CATCAACTCGGCGTTCGATGAACTCAGAGGTCACGTGCCCACATTTCCGTACGAGAAACGCTTGAGCAAGATCGACACTCTTCGTCTGGCCATTGCCTACATTGCCCTCCTTCGGGAGGTCCTCAACGCAGACTGTGATCCACTAACGTACGTCGAGAAATGTCTTCGAGGAGACCGCCACGCCGATTGGAACACAAGCG ATCTCACAGCTCGTTTATCATGGATAAATTGGGAAAACCTTGGAGTGACACCCGGCCGAAGAGGAGTTTTGACATCATCAGCATCACTGCCTGACAATATTCATATCTGA
- the Fer2 gene encoding uncharacterized protein Fer2 isoform X2 produces MLLNTEIPRFARLVRMTNSNPEVLYNLHHTGNGNHAHRSSKVVSTQADSSSGTPPTCLSLHGVKPGPLILAGQYGTSYFTNASGDLSEDELPSCAYASRSAHHVSPYIDVHDREDGVLVAGESEHFFGSNGSPYRVQRHAANIRERKRMLRSAETSNSLRPSRANSERPPVKIINSAFDELRGHVPTFPYEKRLSKIDTLRLAIAYIALLREVLNADCDPLTYVEKCLRGDRHADWNTSDLTARLSWINWENLGVTPGRRGVLTSSASLPDNIHI; encoded by the exons ATGCTCTTAAATACGGAAATCCCGAGATTTGCCCGTTTGGTAAGGATGACGAATAGCAATCCAGAGGTATTATACAACCTTCATCATACAGGGAACGGAAACCACGCGCATCGATCGAGTAAGGTTGTGTCAACTCAGGCGGACTCATCCTCGGGCACTCCGCCCACATGTTTAAG tttgcaTGGAGTAAAACCTGGCCCATTAATTTTGGCGGGACAGTACGGAACCAGTTATTTCACAAACGCTTCGGGGGACCTGAGTGAGGATGAGCTACCAAGCTGCGCTTACGCAAGTCGGTCCGCCCATCACGTTTCGCCTTACATTGACGTCCATGACCGCG AAGACGGTGTTTTGGTGGCCGGCGAATCGGAGCATTTTTTCGGGAGCAACGGGAGCCCCTACCGAGTGCAGCGGCATGCAGCCAACATTAGGGAAAGGAAGAGGATGTTAAGGTCAGCAGAAACCTCCAACTCGCTTCGTCCAAGTCGCGCCAACTCAGAGCGACCTCCTGTCAAAAT CATCAACTCGGCGTTCGATGAACTCAGAGGTCACGTGCCCACATTTCCGTACGAGAAACGCTTGAGCAAGATCGACACTCTTCGTCTGGCCATTGCCTACATTGCCCTCCTTCGGGAGGTCCTCAACGCAGACTGTGATCCACTAACGTACGTCGAGAAATGTCTTCGAGGAGACCGCCACGCCGATTGGAACACAAGCG ATCTCACAGCTCGTTTATCATGGATAAATTGGGAAAACCTTGGAGTGACACCCGGCCGAAGAGGAGTTTTGACATCATCAGCATCACTGCCTGACAATATTCATATCTGA
- the Fer2 gene encoding uncharacterized protein Fer2 isoform X1, with protein sequence MLLNTEIPRFARLVRMTNSNPEVLYNLHHTGNGNHAHRSSKVVSTQADSSSGTPPTCLSLHGVKPGPLILAGQYGTSYFTNASGDLSEDELPSCAYASRSAHHVSPYIDVHDREDGVLVAGESEHFFGSNGSPYRVQRHAANIRERKRMLRSAETSNSLRPSRANSERPPVKISINSAFDELRGHVPTFPYEKRLSKIDTLRLAIAYIALLREVLNADCDPLTYVEKCLRGDRHADWNTSDLTARLSWINWENLGVTPGRRGVLTSSASLPDNIHI encoded by the exons ATGCTCTTAAATACGGAAATCCCGAGATTTGCCCGTTTGGTAAGGATGACGAATAGCAATCCAGAGGTATTATACAACCTTCATCATACAGGGAACGGAAACCACGCGCATCGATCGAGTAAGGTTGTGTCAACTCAGGCGGACTCATCCTCGGGCACTCCGCCCACATGTTTAAG tttgcaTGGAGTAAAACCTGGCCCATTAATTTTGGCGGGACAGTACGGAACCAGTTATTTCACAAACGCTTCGGGGGACCTGAGTGAGGATGAGCTACCAAGCTGCGCTTACGCAAGTCGGTCCGCCCATCACGTTTCGCCTTACATTGACGTCCATGACCGCG AAGACGGTGTTTTGGTGGCCGGCGAATCGGAGCATTTTTTCGGGAGCAACGGGAGCCCCTACCGAGTGCAGCGGCATGCAGCCAACATTAGGGAAAGGAAGAGGATGTTAAGGTCAGCAGAAACCTCCAACTCGCTTCGTCCAAGTCGCGCCAACTCAGAGCGACCTCCTGTCAAAAT CAGCATCAACTCGGCGTTCGATGAACTCAGAGGTCACGTGCCCACATTTCCGTACGAGAAACGCTTGAGCAAGATCGACACTCTTCGTCTGGCCATTGCCTACATTGCCCTCCTTCGGGAGGTCCTCAACGCAGACTGTGATCCACTAACGTACGTCGAGAAATGTCTTCGAGGAGACCGCCACGCCGATTGGAACACAAGCG ATCTCACAGCTCGTTTATCATGGATAAATTGGGAAAACCTTGGAGTGACACCCGGCCGAAGAGGAGTTTTGACATCATCAGCATCACTGCCTGACAATATTCATATCTGA